AAGACGCCGGACCTGTCGTGGGACCGTCAAAAGGGCCAAGGTCGACCGTTCTTCTACTTTGCCCACGGCGCCGCTGTGACCGAAGTGGTGATCGACACGCTCACGGGCGAAAACCGCATCCTGCGCACCGATATTCTGCACGACGCAGGCAAGTCGCTGAACCCCGCGATCGACAAGGGTCAGGTCGAAGGCGGCTATGTTCAAGGTGCCGGATGGCTGACGACCGAAGAGCTTATCTGGGACGACCAAGGCCGCCTACGCACCCACGCGCCGTCGACTTATAAGATCCCCGCGTGCTCTGACCGTCCGCCTGTTTTCAACGTCGAACTGGTCGATGCGGAGAACCCTGAGGCCACGATCTACCGATCCAAAGCTGTCGGCGAGCCGCCGTTCATGCTCGGCATCTCAGCGTTCCTCGCGTTATCGGACGCGGTTGCAGCTTGCGGCACGACCTACCCCGCCCTTGATGCGCCCGCGACGCCGGAACGCCTTCTCGAAGCCATCAAACGGGTGCGCGGGTGAGTTTCGACCTCGAACACCTCGCGGCCCTGACGGCTCGCGGACCCGTCGCGCGGATCGTCGTGACCCGAACCGCGGGTTCGGTCCCGCGTGAGGCGGGGACGGTGATGTATGTCTGGAACGATGGTCAGGACGGCACCATCGGCGGCGGTCGTCTGGAGTGGGAAGCCGTTGCCGCCGCCCGTGCTCAGACAGACGCGCTGTCCGAACGCACCTATCCCCTCGGGCCGGGACTTGGGCAGTGCTGCGGCGGGTCGGTGACATTGGTGAGCGAGATTTTCACTGCCGAAACGTTGCCAACCCTCCCCTACGCGCGTCCATTAAAACCGGGCCCGATGCCGACGAGCGTCGAGCGCAAGCTGACGCACATTGGCACGCTCCCCGCGCCGGTCATCGTCGACGGCTGGCTGATCGAGACAGCACCACCCAAGGGCCGCGAGATCTGGGTCTGGGGTTCGGGGCACGTGGGCCGCGCGCTGGTCGCCATTCTGGCTCCGCTGGCGGACATCAAATGGGTCGACATCGCGCAGGACCGTTTCCCGTCGGACATCCCTTTCGGCGTCACCGATCTGGTCGCCGTGGACCCCGTGCAGATGGTCAAACACGCACCAAAAACTGCCGAGCATGTCATCTTGACGCATAGTCATGAACTCGACCTTGCGCTCTGCCATGCTCTTCTGGCACATGGATTTTCCGGCCTCGGCCTCATCGGCTCGCAGACCAAACGCGCCCGCTTTTTCAAGCGGCTTGCCGATCTGGGACATCGGCAGGAAAAGATCGCGCGTATCGCCTGTCCGATCGGGGATCCGTCGCTTGGCAAACATCCTCAGGCAATAGCCTTGGGGGTCGCAACAGATGTGCTACAACGGGCGCACATCGGACAGGGAACGGGACAGGGCAACAGTGACACTGCTTGATCTGAGAGGGTTGACCAAAGCCTATCCGGGCGTGGTCGCCAACAGCGATGTCAGCTTCTCCATCGGCGAGGGAGAAATCCACGCGCTGCTGGGTGAAAACGGCGCGGGCAAATCGACCTTGGTCAAGACGATCTATGGTCTGGTGCGGCCCGATGCGGGGGACATGACGCTCGCAGGTCAGCCTTTTAGCCCGAGCGATCCGCGCGCCGCGCGCGGGTCTGGCATCGCGATGGTGTTCCAGCATTTCTCGCTGTTTGACGCGCTGACCGTGGCCGAGAACATCGCGCTTGGTATGGACAACCCTCCGCCGCGCAAGCAGATCGCTGGCCGTATCCGTGAAGTGTCGGAGAAATACGGCCTACCGCTCGATCCCGATATGATCGTCGGCGATCTGTCGGCAGGTGAGCGCCAGCGGGTCGAGATCATCCGCTGCCTGCTCCAGTCGCCGCGCCTGCTCATCATGGACGAGCCGACGTCCGTTCTGACCCCGCAAGAGGTCAATATCCTGTTCGAGACGCTCCGCCTGCTGTCCGAACAAGGCACCTCGATCCTCTATATTTCCCACAAGCTCGATGAAATCCGCGCGCTTTGCCACAGGGCCACGATCCTGCGGCTCGGCAAGGTCGTCGGCGAATGCGATCCGCGCGCCACGACGAGCCGCGAGATGGCCGAGATGATGGTGGGCACCGTTCTGCAAGCGCCGCAGCGCGACTACGCGGAAGCGGGCGCCGAGATTCTGAAGCTGAAAAACCTCTCCGCCCCTGCCCCGCACCAATTCGGCACGGCCCTCAAGAACATCGAACTGACGGTCCGCGCTGGCGAAGTCGTCGGTATCGGCGGCGTTGCAGGCAACGGTCAGGACGAACTGGTCGCCGCGCTCTCGGGCGAGATGCGAACCGGCGACGGCATGGTCGTTGTTGACGGGGCCTCCATCGGCGGTCTGACACCGAATGCGCGCCGCAAGATCGGCGTTTGCGCTGCCCCCGAGGAACGGAACGGCCACGCCGCTGCGCCCGACATGACATTGACCGAAAATGCGCTGCTCACAGGCAACACGCGGATGGCTCTATCAAAGAACGGTATGCTCGATTGGTCCAAAGCACGCGACTTTGCCGACAGCATCATCAACGCGTTCGATGTCCGCACTCCGGGGACCGAGACAACCGCGCGCGCACTGTCGGGCGGCAACCTGCAAAAATTCGTCATCGGCCGCGAGATCCTGCAAAAGCCCAAGGTTCTCGTCGTGAACCAACCGACTTGGGGGGTGGATGCGGCAGCGGCGGCTTCGATCCGTCAGTCTCTGCTTGACCTCGCTGCTGGTGGGTCTGCGGTAGTGGTGATCAGCCAGGACCTTGATGAAATTCTGGAAATTGCAGACCGTTTCGCGGCTCTAAACGAAGGGCGGCTGTCCAAGCCTGTCTCGACCAAGGGGCTGAGCATTGAGGAAATCGGTCTGATGCTGGGCGGCGCCCACGATATGGAGGCCGCGCATGCTCAGGCTTGAGAAACGACCCCAGCCGTCGACATTCTGGACCTACGCCGCGCCTCTGGTCGCCGTCGTCGTGACCATCCTGCTCGGCATGGCGCTCTTCGCCAGCCTCGGCAAAGACCCCGTGGGCGCGATCCGCGCAATTTTCTACGAACCGCTTTTCGGTGAGTTCTCGTTCTACTACCGACCCGAAGTCATCAAGAAAGCCGCTCCGCTGATCCTCATCGCGACCGGCCTTGCCTTCGGGTTTCGCGCGGGCGTTTGGAATATCGGCGCCGAAGGCCAGTATATCATGGGCGCGATCTGCGGCGCTGGCGTTGCGCTGGCGTTCTATCCCAGCGAATCCCGCTGGCTTGTCTTCCCGCTCGCCATCATCGCGGGCACCATCGGAGGTGCGGTCTGGGGCCTGATCCCCGCGCTGCTGAAGGTCAAATTCAAGACAAACGAAATCCTTGTGTCGCTCATGCTGGTATACGTCGCGCAAGTGCTGATTACTGCGTTCTCGTCGGGCCTGATGCGCAACCCCGAGGGCCACGGCTTCCCCGGTAGCCGCAACCTCAGCCAGTATCCCGCCGCCGCCAACGGCGAGCTGTTCGCGGGTACCGGCGTCCACTGGGGCGTGATCGCGGCGCTGATCGCGGTTGCCGTGGCATATGTCATCCTGACCCGCCACCAGTTCGGTTTCGACGTGCGCCTTGCAGGGCAAAGCCCGAAGGCCGCGTCGTTCTCGGGCCTGAACCCGAACAAGCTGGTCATCATTTCGCTCCTGCTTTCGGGCGGCCTCGCCGGACTTGCAGGCGTGTTCGAGGTCACTGGACCTGCGGGACAAATCCTCGGATCTTTCCCCAAATTTTACGGTTTCACGGCTATTATCGTTGCCTATCTGGGCCGGCTCCATCCGGTCGGCATTCTGATGGCGGGCGCATTGATGGCTCTGACTTATATCGGCGGCGAGGTCGCTCAGGACCGCGAACAGCTGCCCGCTGCGGCGATCATGGTGTTCCAAGGGATGCTGCTGTTCTCGATCCTCGGGGTCGATGTGCTGACCAATTATCGTCTCCGCTTTGGAAAGAACGAGGTGCGCTGATGGACATCAATCCGATCCTCCTTCTCGCGGCGGTCATGGTCGCCTCCACGCCGGTTCTGCTGGCTGCTATCGGAGAGCTGGTCGTCGAGCGCTCCGGCGTTTTGAACCTTGGTGTCGAGGGCATGATGATCACCGGAGCGGTCTTCGGCTATATCATCGGTCACGGTAGCGGTAGCGCCATCGGCGGCTTTGCCGCGGCGGCGCTTGCGGGCGCGTGCCTGAGCCTCATCTTCGGTTTTCTGACGCAGTTCCTGCTGACCAACCAGACCGCGACGGGGCTTGGCCTGACGCTCTTCGGGCTGGGTCTGTCATCACTCGTGGGCCAAGGCGCAACCGCCACCTACCCCGTCACCGTACCGCGTCTGCCGATCCCGCTCCTGTCCGACATTCCGGCAATCGGTCCGATCCTCTTCAACCACGACGCAGTCGTATATCTGTCGATCCTCCTCATCGTCCTCGTCTGGTTCGTTATGTTCCGCAGTCGCGCGGGTCTGATCCTGCGCGCAGTCGGAGAGAACCACGACGCGGCACACGCTCTCGGCTATCCTGTTCGCCTTGTTCGCATGGCGGCAATCTTCTTCGGCGGCGGATGCGCGGGCCTTGCAGGCGCTTACATCAGCCTCGTTCGTGTGCCCCAGTGGACCGACGGCATCACTGCCGGTGCGGGCTGGATCGCCCTCGCTATCGTGGTCTTCGCCAGCTGGAAGCCTTTCCGACTTCTGATCGGTGCCTATCTTTTCGGCGGCGTCACCGTGTTGCAGCTAAACCTGCAAGCCGATGGGACACTGGCTCTTCTCGATATCGCGATTGGGCTTCTTGCTGCCGCCGCCGCTGTGGTATGGCTTACCCGCTCGATCACAAAGAAAGCAGCCGCACCGATGGACAACCTGCTCTCGGTCATCATCCTCGTTCTGTCAGTGGTTTACGGACTGCTGCGGCTTGCAGGGATGCAGACCATTCCGATCGAATACCTTTCGATGCTACCCTACCTCGCGACGATTGCCGTTCTGGTCGGGCTGCGCGCCTCCAATGCGCCTGCATCGCTGGGCAAAACCTTTCACGCCTCGACCTGAGGCGCTGCAAACAGCCAGATCTGCTCTGGTCCAATTGGGAGAACTAAAAATGAAACGCAGAACGCTACTTGCCACCGGTGCCAGCGCCGCGATTGCAACCGCTCTGGGCGTCCCCGCCCGCGCGCAGGACAAGACCAAGGTCGGCTTCATCTACGTCGGTCCGATCAACGACGGCGGCTGGACCCAGCACCACCACCACTCCGCCATGGAGATGGTAGAGCACTTCGGTGACGCGGTAGACTTCGTCTATCAGGAATCGGTTCCGGAAGGCCCCGACGCCGAGCGCGCGATCACCCAGATGGCTCTCGGCGGCGCCGACATCATCTTCACCACCTCGTTCGGCTACATGGACCCGACCATCAACGTCGCCGCCAAGTTCCCGGATGTGAAGTTCGAGCACGCGACCGGCTACAAGATGGCCGACAACGTTTCGGTCTACTCGGCACGCTTCTACGAAGGCCGCGCCGTTCAGGGCACCCTCGCGGGCCGCATGACCCAGAGCAACAAGATCGGCTACATCGCGTCGGTTCCGATTCCGGAAGTCGTGCGCGGCATCAACTCGGCTTACATCCACGCCAAGAAGGTGAACCCGGATGTCGAATTCAAGATCATCTGGATCTTCGAATGGCTTAACCCGGCGAAGGAAGCCGACGCTGCCAAGGCTCTGATCGAGCAAGGCTGCGACGTCATCCTCCAGCACACCGACTCCACCGCGCCGCAGCAAGCTGCTAAGGATGCGGGCAACGTCTACACCTTCGGTCAGGCTGCCGACATGGCGGAATTCGCACCGATGCCGCGCATCTCGTCGATCATCGACGAAT
Above is a window of Marivivens aquimaris DNA encoding:
- a CDS encoding ABC transporter permease gives rise to the protein MLRLEKRPQPSTFWTYAAPLVAVVVTILLGMALFASLGKDPVGAIRAIFYEPLFGEFSFYYRPEVIKKAAPLILIATGLAFGFRAGVWNIGAEGQYIMGAICGAGVALAFYPSESRWLVFPLAIIAGTIGGAVWGLIPALLKVKFKTNEILVSLMLVYVAQVLITAFSSGLMRNPEGHGFPGSRNLSQYPAAANGELFAGTGVHWGVIAALIAVAVAYVILTRHQFGFDVRLAGQSPKAASFSGLNPNKLVIISLLLSGGLAGLAGVFEVTGPAGQILGSFPKFYGFTAIIVAYLGRLHPVGILMAGALMALTYIGGEVAQDREQLPAAAIMVFQGMLLFSILGVDVLTNYRLRFGKNEVR
- the xdhC gene encoding xanthine dehydrogenase accessory protein XdhC; translation: MSFDLEHLAALTARGPVARIVVTRTAGSVPREAGTVMYVWNDGQDGTIGGGRLEWEAVAAARAQTDALSERTYPLGPGLGQCCGGSVTLVSEIFTAETLPTLPYARPLKPGPMPTSVERKLTHIGTLPAPVIVDGWLIETAPPKGREIWVWGSGHVGRALVAILAPLADIKWVDIAQDRFPSDIPFGVTDLVAVDPVQMVKHAPKTAEHVILTHSHELDLALCHALLAHGFSGLGLIGSQTKRARFFKRLADLGHRQEKIARIACPIGDPSLGKHPQAIALGVATDVLQRAHIGQGTGQGNSDTA
- a CDS encoding ABC transporter permease, giving the protein MDINPILLLAAVMVASTPVLLAAIGELVVERSGVLNLGVEGMMITGAVFGYIIGHGSGSAIGGFAAAALAGACLSLIFGFLTQFLLTNQTATGLGLTLFGLGLSSLVGQGATATYPVTVPRLPIPLLSDIPAIGPILFNHDAVVYLSILLIVLVWFVMFRSRAGLILRAVGENHDAAHALGYPVRLVRMAAIFFGGGCAGLAGAYISLVRVPQWTDGITAGAGWIALAIVVFASWKPFRLLIGAYLFGGVTVLQLNLQADGTLALLDIAIGLLAAAAAVVWLTRSITKKAAAPMDNLLSVIILVLSVVYGLLRLAGMQTIPIEYLSMLPYLATIAVLVGLRASNAPASLGKTFHAST
- a CDS encoding ABC transporter ATP-binding protein codes for the protein MCYNGRTSDRERDRATVTLLDLRGLTKAYPGVVANSDVSFSIGEGEIHALLGENGAGKSTLVKTIYGLVRPDAGDMTLAGQPFSPSDPRAARGSGIAMVFQHFSLFDALTVAENIALGMDNPPPRKQIAGRIREVSEKYGLPLDPDMIVGDLSAGERQRVEIIRCLLQSPRLLIMDEPTSVLTPQEVNILFETLRLLSEQGTSILYISHKLDEIRALCHRATILRLGKVVGECDPRATTSREMAEMMVGTVLQAPQRDYAEAGAEILKLKNLSAPAPHQFGTALKNIELTVRAGEVVGIGGVAGNGQDELVAALSGEMRTGDGMVVVDGASIGGLTPNARRKIGVCAAPEERNGHAAAPDMTLTENALLTGNTRMALSKNGMLDWSKARDFADSIINAFDVRTPGTETTARALSGGNLQKFVIGREILQKPKVLVVNQPTWGVDAAAAASIRQSLLDLAAGGSAVVVISQDLDEILEIADRFAALNEGRLSKPVSTKGLSIEEIGLMLGGAHDMEAAHAQA
- a CDS encoding BMP family ABC transporter substrate-binding protein; the protein is MKRRTLLATGASAAIATALGVPARAQDKTKVGFIYVGPINDGGWTQHHHHSAMEMVEHFGDAVDFVYQESVPEGPDAERAITQMALGGADIIFTTSFGYMDPTINVAAKFPDVKFEHATGYKMADNVSVYSARFYEGRAVQGTLAGRMTQSNKIGYIASVPIPEVVRGINSAYIHAKKVNPDVEFKIIWIFEWLNPAKEADAAKALIEQGCDVILQHTDSTAPQQAAKDAGNVYTFGQAADMAEFAPMPRISSIIDEWAPYYIDRVQAVMDGTWTSTNTWDGIGPGMVGIGEISSAVPDDVKAEAEALRDAIASGEYHPFTGPINKQDGSVWLAEGEVADDGTLAGLNFYVEGIEGDIPS